In Musa acuminata AAA Group cultivar baxijiao chromosome BXJ3-11, Cavendish_Baxijiao_AAA, whole genome shotgun sequence, one DNA window encodes the following:
- the LOC103973341 gene encoding UPF0496 protein 1-like gives MGAHQSRRPDAPPVLLVDGGGSSRPAAGEASHANIRYVAELSSYAAACRLDPELQTFDTTLQQRTSRAISTLALGVEVRSLSLDSLREITSCLLEMNQEVVKVILACKRDIWKSPELFDLVEDYFENSLQTLDFCTALERCLKRARDSQLIIHVALQRFAEGEDETEAEDCNKKYSRTLDELRLFNTAGDPFTEEFFRVFQSVYRQQLLMLEKLQLRKNKLDKKLKSIKAWRKVSSIIFAATLAAVLICSVVAAAVSAPPVAAALAAAASIPIGSMAKWIDSLLKDYGNSVQGQKEVVGSMQVGTFIVIKDLDSIRVSIDKLEIEIVSLLDNADFAIKDVEAVKIGIEEIKKKLEVFTKSVEALGEQNDKCSRDIRRARTVVLQRIIRTPK, from the coding sequence ATGGGCGCTCACCAGAGCAGGAGGCCTGACGCGCCACCGGTCCTCTTGGTCGACGGTGGCGGCAGCTCCAGACCGGCGGCCGGGGAGGCGAGCCATGCGAACATCCGGTACGTGGCCGAGCTGAGCTCCTACGCGGCCGCCTGCCGCCTCGACCCTGAGCTCCAGACCTTCGATACCACGCTCCAGCAGCGCACCAGCCGCGCCATCTCCACCCTCGCTCTCGGAGTCGAGGTCCGCTCCCTCTCCCTCGACTCCCTCCGGGAGATCACCAGCTGTCTTCTGGAGATGAACCAGGAGGTGGTGAAGGTCATCCTGGCCTGCAAGCGAGACATCTGGAAGAGCCCCGAGCTCTTCGACCTAGTCGAGGACTACTTCGAGAACAGCCTCCAGACCCTCGACTTCTGTACCGCCCTCGAGAGGTGCCTCAAGAGAGCTCGCGACAGCCAACTCATCATCCACGTTGCGCTGCAGCGCTTCGCGGAGGGGGAAGACGAAACCGAAGCCGAGGACTGCAACAAGAAGTATTCCAGGACCTTGGACGAGTTGAGGCTTTTCAACACGGCCGGCGACCCCTTCACGGAAGAGTTCTTTCGGGTCTTCCAGTCCGTCTACAGGCAGCAGCTGCTCATGCTCGAGAAGCTGCAGCTGAGAAAGAACAAGCTCGACAAGAAGCTGAAGTCCATCAAGGCATGGAGGAAGGTCTCGAGCATAATCTTTGCGGCCACCCTGGCCGCCGTCCTGATCTGCTCAGTGGTCGCAGCTGCTGTTTCTGCGCCGCCAGTCGCTGCTGCTTTGGCCGCTGCTGCGTCGATCCCGATCGGGTCGATGGCGAAGTGGATCGACTCACTGTTGAAGGACTACGGAAATTCTGTGCAGGGGCAAAAGGAGGTGGTTGGCTCCATGCAAGTAGGCACCTTCATCGTCATTAAGGACTTGGATAGCATTCGGGTGTCGATCGACAAGTTGGAAATCGAGATCGTTTCGCTTTTGGATAATGCTGATTTCGCCATCAAGGATGTGGAGGCAGTGAAGATTGGGATCGAGGAgatcaagaagaagttggaggtgTTCACGAAGAGCGTGGAGGCTTTGGGGGAGCAGAATGATAAGTGCAGCAGGGACATCAGGCGAGCTCGGACTGTTGTACTGCAGAGGATCATTAGGACTCctaaatga